The following is a genomic window from Mycolicibacterium sp. TY81.
GATCATCGCCGGCATCTGGTGCGGGTATCTCGGTACCCACCTTGTCGGCTTGCTGGTCGACGGCGAGGGGCCGTCGGCCTCGGGCCTGCTCGTGCTCGGTCTGGCCACGTCGCTGGGTGCCGTCGGCTTCATCGACGATCTGATCAAGCTCCGCCGGGCCCGCAACCTGGGTCTGAACAAGACCGCCAAGACCGTCGGCCAGCTGGTGTCGGCCGTGCTGTTCGGCGTCCTGGTGCTGCAGTTCCGCAACGGCTACGGGCTGACGCCCGCCAGCGCCGGCCTGTCCTACGTGCGCGAGATCGCGACCGTCACCCTGGGCCCGCTGCTGTTCGTGCTGTTCATCGTGATCCTGGTCAGCGCGTGGTCCAACGCCGTCAACTTCACCGACGGTCTGGACGGGCTGGCGGCCGGCGCGATGGCGATGGTCAGCGCGGCGTATGTGCTGATCACGTTCTGGCAGTACCGCAACGCGTGCGCCACCAGCCCGGGACCGGGCTGCTACAACGTTCGTGACCCGCTGGACCTGGCGCTCGTCGCCGCCGCGACAGCGGGCGCATGCATCGGCTTCCTGTGGTGGAACGCCGCACCGGCGAAGATCTTCATGGGTGACACCGGCTCGCTGGCACTGGGCGGCATCATCGCCGGCCTGTCGGTGACCAGCCGGACCGAGACGCTGGCCATCGTGCTCGGCGCCCTGTTCGTCGCCGAGGTGACCTCGGTCGTGGTCCAGATCCTGGCCTTCCGCACCACGGGACGGCGGGTGTTCCGCATGGCGCCGTTCCACCATCATTTCGAGCTGGCCGGCTGGGCCGAGACCACGGTGATCATCAGGTTCTGGTTGCTCACTGCCATCGCCTGCGGGCTCGGGGTGGCGCTGTTCTACAGCGAATGGCTGTCGGCGGGTGGCCGCTAGACACGCGGCTCCCAGCCGACATTCAGCATTTGCGCGGTGGTGCCCGAGGCCGCTGTTAGGGTTCGCGCCATGAGTGTCGAGAAATACCTGGTCGGGCCGGTTGTCGTGCTGGCGGGCGCGGCGCTGATCGCCGGTTGCGGCGGTTCGGACGGCAAGTCCGGGAGTGGTGGCCAGGCCGCGGCGAAGTACGACATCTCGAAGGTCGGCGGTGCCAAGAGCAGCCTGCCGCCGGGTTACGACCCGATGGATCTGGAGGCCGACACCGTCACGCAGGAGAAGCTGGACGCACCTGGTGTCGGCGCGCTCACCACAACTCCGCCGTCGATCGTCACTCCCGCCGAGTGCGCGTCGCTGCTCAAGCCGCTCGCGCCCGCCGGCGTCGGCGCCAAGACCGCGGGCTTCATCGGCAGCAACCAGGAGGGCCACACCGTCATCGTGATGGCGGCGGAAGCGGCCGGCACCGTCGGCGAACTCGGCCACGCGGGCTGCGATCAGTTCACCGTCGACTCGACCGACGGCGTCACCGCAACGGTCGACCGCGTTCCCGGCCCCGACATCGCGGGCGCCAAGACCATGGGCGTACAGGCGCACATCGCCGCCAATGGCAAGGCCATCGAGGAGACCACCTACACCGCCGTCCTGGGGGACAAGACGGTGGCCGTCGTCCAGGCCGACGTCGATCCGCAGGTCGCCAAGGAGTTGCTCGTCAAGGCGGTCGCGGCGATCAAGAGCTGATTTCTCCGACGCCGCGGCCGCCGCGAATGTAACCAGGCGGCGGCAGAACGCGCCGAATCTCGCCGTGACGTCGCATTCGTGACGGCGCGCCGCTGACCGTGCGCCCGCGGCGCAGTGTCAAGGAGCCACGGGGGCCTCGCGGGCCGTGTGATGAGGGACTCCTGGCAAATCGCCCCATTCCGGCGACACGCGCCGGATGTGCCACGCCCTGCGGGTGCGACAGGGGAGGATTTTGGGATGCAAGGGACAGTTGTGGTTTCTGTGACCAATGTGAACGACGAGGTCGGGTAGTCACATGCCGGACATCCTTGCAAAGCTGCGCCGGGGCAAAGCCGGCCCGGAAACGCCGCAGGCCCCGGACGAGAAGAACCCGAGCGCCTCCGACGCCGGCGGCAAAGACGCGGGCAAAGACGCGGGCAAAGACGCGGCCGCGGAGTCGACGGCGAAGGCCGCTCAACCCAAGCGGCAGGGCCCCCGGGCCCGGTTCGGGGCCTGGCTGAGCCGGCCGATGACGTCGTTCCACCTGGTCATCGCCTGTGCGGCACTGCTGATCACCCTGGGTCTCACCATGGTGCTCTCGGCCTCGGGCGTGCACTCGTACGACGAGGACGGCTCGCCCTGGACGATCTTCGCCAAGCAGGTGCTCTGGACCGTCATCGGCCTCATCGCGTTCTACGTCGCGCTGCGGTTGCCCATCGCGTTCATGCGCCGGATGGCGCTGCCGGCGTTCATCGTCAGCCTCGTGCTGATCGCCCTGGTGCTGATCCCGGGCATCGGCCACCTGTCCAACGGCGCCCGCGGCTGGTTCGTCGTCGCCGGTTTCTCGATGCAGCCGTCCGAGCTGACCAAGATCGCCTTCGCGATCTGGGGTTCGCACCTGCTGGCGACCCGCCGCATGCAGCACGCCGGCTGGAAAGAACTGCTGTTCCCGCTGGTCCCCGCGGCGGTGCTGGCGCTGGGCCTGATCGTGGCCGAGCCCGACCTCGGGCAGACGGTGTCGGTGAGCATCGTGCTGCTCGGCCTGCTCTGGTACGCCGGTCTGTCACTGCGGATCTTCCTGAGCTCCCTGGTCCTGTGCATCGGTGCGGCCGCGATCATGGCGGTCTCGGCCGGCTACCGCTCCGACCGCGTGCGGGCGTGGCTGGACCCCGACTCCGACCTGCAGGGCATCGGTTATCAGTCGCGGCAGGCCAAGTACGCGCTGGCCAACGGCGGCATGTTCGGTGACGGGCTGGGGCAGGGCACCGCGAAGTTCAACTACCTGCCGAACGCGCACAACGACTTCATCTTCGCCATCATCGGTGAGGAACTCGGCTTCATCGGCGCCGCGGGCCTGCTGGCGCTGTTCGGCCTGTTCGCCTACACCGGTATGCGCATCGCCCGCCGGTCGGTCGACCCGTTCCTGCGGCTGCTGACCGCCACCACCACGCTGTGGGTGGTCGGCCAGGTGTTCATCAACGTCGGCTACGTGCTCGGCCTGCTGCCGGTCACGGGTATCCAGCTGCCGCTCATCTCCGCCGGTGGAACCGCAACGGCCACAACGCTTCTGCTGATCGGCCTGATCGCCAATGCGGCGCGCCACGAGCCCGAGGCGGTGGCCGCGTTGCGCGCCGGCCGCGACGACCGGATGAACCGGATCCTGCGGTTGCCGCCGCCCGTGCCGTATTCGCCGACCACGCTGGACTCGGCCCGGGACCGGCTGCGTGGCCGCGGCGACAAGCCGGTCCGCAAGCCTGCCGCCCGGCAGGCCAAACCCACCAAGCCGGCAAAGCCCGCCAAGGCTGCCCGCCCCACCCGGCAGGCCACCCGGCAGGAGCCGCCGGGCCGGCAGCGCCGGACCGACGCCCCGCGGCGCACGCGACGCACCGAGGAACCGGACCGGCGGTCGGACCGCGCCCGCCGAAACCCCGTACCGGCCGACGGTGCCGGACGGCGTGCAAGGCAAAATGGTGACCTCAAGGGTCAACAAAGACGTGACCCGCGCCGGTCGGACCCGCGGGTCCGCACATTGGAAGGTCAGCGGTACGGGTGAGTGTGAGTTCGGGCCGGAGCGACGGGGGAGGGCCCCGCATCTCGGTGGTTCTGGCCGGAGGCGGCACCGCAGGTCACATCGAACCCGCGATGGCGGTCGCCGACGCACTGGTGGCGCTGCGGCCCGATGTCCGGATCACCGCCCTCGGCACGGCCCGCGGGCTGGAGACCCGGCTGGTTCCCGAACGTGGCTACGACCTCGAGTTGATCACGCCGGTTCCGTTGCCGCGCAAACCTTCTGCCGACCTGGCGCGGCTGCCGCTGCGGGTTCGCGCCGCGGTGCGTGAGACCCGCGACGTCCTCGACGCCGTCCAGGCCGACGTCGTCGTGGGCTTCGGCGGCTACGTCTCGCTGCCGGCCTACCTCGCCGCCCGCGGTGGGGGACTGCGCCGGCGCCGCACCGTCCCGGTCGTGGTGCACGAGGCCAACGCCAGCGCGGGCTGGGCCAACAAGGTCGGCGCCCGCTCGGCGCGCCGGGTGCTGGCCGCGGTACCGGATTCGGGTCTCAAGGGCGGCGAGGTCGTCGGCATCCCGGTGCGCGAGTCCATCACCTCGCTCGACCGGGCCGCGTTGCGCGCGCAGGCCCGCGAGTTCTTCGGATTCGCCGACGACGCCCGCGTGCTGCTGGTGTTCGGCGGCTCCCAGGGCGCGCAGTCGCTCAACCGCGCCGTTTCCGGTGCGGCGAAAAGCCTCGCCGCGCAAGGTGTTTCGGTCCTGCACGCCTACGGCCGCAAGAACACCCTCGAGCTGCCGGAGCCGGCGCCGGGCGCGCCGCCGTATGTCGGGGTGCCGTACCTCGACCGCATGGATTTGGCTTATGCGGCTGCCGATCTGGCCATCTGCCGGTCCGGCGCCATGACCGTCGCCGAGGTCAGTGCCGTCGGTCTGCCCGCGGTCTACGTGCCGCTGCCGATCGGCAACGGCGAGCAACGACTCAACGCACTCCCGGTGGTCGACGCCGGCGGCGGCCTGCTGGTCGACGACGCCGAGCTGACCCCGGACTTCGTCACCGAACGGATCGGAAACTTGATGCGCGACACCGCCGCACTGGATCAGATGACGACGGCGGCCGCGCTGGCCGGCCACCGTGACGCGGCCCGGCGGGTGGCGCAGATCGCCCTGGAAGTCGCGGGCGTCGCGGCCGGATCGGATGCCCGGTGACGGCGCGGGAGCTGCCACCCGAGCTGGCCCGGGTGCACATGGTCGGTATCGGCGGTGCCGGGATGTCCGGCATCGCCCGGATTCTGCTGGACCGCGGCGGCCAGGTGTCCGGTTCGGACGCCAAGGAATCCCGTGGTGTCGCGGCGCTGCGGGCCCGCGGGGCCGAGATCCGGATCGGGCACGACGCGTCGTCGCTGGACATGCTGCCGGGTGGTCCGACCGTCGTGGTCAGCACGCACGCCGCCATCCCCAGGGACAACCCTGAGCTGGTGGAGGCCCACCGGCGCGGCATCCCGGTGATCATGCGCCCGGTCGTGCTCGCCAAGCTCATGGACGGCTACCGCTCGGTGCTGGTGACCGGCACGCATGGCAAGACCACGACGACGTCGATGGTCATTGTGGCGTTGCAGCACAATGGTTTTGACCCGTCGTTCGCCGTCGGTGGCGACCTGGGTGAGGCCGGCACCAACGCGCACCACGGCAGCGGCGACTGTTTTGTCGCCGAGGCCGACGAGAGCGACGGCTCGCTGCTCGAATACACGCCCGACGTGGCGGTGGTGACCAACATCGAGGCCGACCACCTGGACCACTTCGGCAGCGTCGAGGCCTACACCGCGGTGTTCGACGACTTCGTGGCCCGGCTGCGTCCCGGGGGCGCGCTGGTGGTGTGCGCCGACGACCCGGGCGCCGAGGCGCTGGCCCAGCGGTCGGTGGAGCGCGGCGTTCGCGTGCTGCGGTACGGCATGGGTAGTGCGCAGCGCACGGATCTGGAAGCCACGCTGCTGACCTGGCAGCAGCAGGGCACCGGCGGCGTGGCCGCCATCCAACTGGCGGGCGAGCCGCACCGCCGGGGCATGCGGCTGTCGGTGCCGGGCAAGCACATGGCGCTCAACGCGCTGGCCGCGCTGTTGGCGGCCCGCGAGGTCGGCGCGGATCCGGAGGCCGTGCTCGACGGTCTCACCGGGTTCGAAGGCGTGCGGCGCCGCTTCGAGGCGGTCGGAACCGCTTACGGCGTCCGGGTTTTCGACGACTACGCGCACCATCCCACCGAGGTCCGGGCGACGCTCGAGGCGTTGCGGGCGGTGGCCGGCACGTCGCGCTCCATCGTGGTGTTCCAGCCCCACCTGTATTCGCGCACACAGACTTTCGCGAAGGAGTTCGGCCAGGCGCTGGATCGTGCCGACGAGGTGTTCGTCCTCGACGTGTATGCCGCGCGGGAGGCCCCGCTGGCCGGCGTCAGCGGCGCGAGCATCGTCGAACACGTCTCGGCCCCGGTGCATTACGTGCCGGACTTCTCCGCGGTCGCCGAGCAGGTGGCGGCCAAGGCCGGTCCCGGTGACGTCATCGTCACCATGGGCGCCGGCGATGTCACGCTGCTGGGCCGCGAGATCCTGACCGCGCTGGAGATCAAGGCAAACCGCGCAGCTCCGGGACGGCCCACGCCGTGACCGTGGAGGACGGCTCGGGGGAGCCGGCTGCCGAACCTATTGCGGCGCAGGACGACACGGTGCCGGGCGAGGTCGCGGCGGAGGTGGCGCCGGACGCGGCGGCAGAAGCGCCCGCGGACGAGGCGGCGCCGGACGCCGCGTCGGCCGATCCCGCGTCACCCGACTACGAGGGGCCCCGTCGCCGTGCCCGGCGGGAGCGGGAGGAACGCCGCATCGCGCTGGAGCGGGCCAGGGCCCTGGAGCAGGCGCGTCAGGAGGCCCGGCGCCGGGCGGCGGGCCTGTCCGAGCAGCCGAAGGCGCCCACGCGCGGTGTCATCCGTGGACTGAAGATGTTGCTGTGGTCGGCGGTGACGGCCGTCGTCGCCGTCACGCTGGGTCTGGTGCTGTACTTCACGCCGATCATGGCGGTCCGGCACACCGTGGTGACCGGTCTGGCGAGCCTCACCGAAGACGAGGTGAAGGCGGCCGCCGCGGTCAAACCGGACACGCCGCTGCTGCAGGTCAACACCGACGCGGTGGCCGAACGGGTCGCCACGATCCGGCGGGTGGCCAGCGCCAGGGTGCAGCGGGAGTACCCGTCCACGCTGCGGATCACGGTGGCCGAGCGGGTCCCGGTGGCGGCCAAGGAGTATCCGGACGGTCCGCACCTGTTCGACCGCGACGGGGTGGATTTCGCGACCGAGCCGCCGCCGCAGGGACTGCCGTACCTCGATGCCGACAATCCGGGGCCGAAGGATCCGGCGACGCTGGCGGCCCTCGAGGTTTTGTTGTCGCTGCGTCCTGAGGTGTTCAGCCAGGTCGCGCGGGTTGGGGCGCCGTCGGTTGCCGCCGTCACGCTGACGCTGAACGACGGTCGTGAGGTCATCTGGGGGACCACCGACCGCACGGAGGAGAAGGCGCTCAAGCTGGGCGCGCTGCTCACGCAGCCGGGGCACACCTATGACGTGTCCAGTCCCGACCTGCCCACTGTGAAGTAGCTCATCGACTTCCCGTCGCTGTGCTCGTCCGGGCCGAGAAAAATCGCGTGAACTCTCGGCGCGCCTGCACGGCTGCGGCGCGGCCGCACCCTACCGTTCTGTTTGCGCGGAACAACTTGACATAACTCTAACCCTATGGTTGAGGTTTAGGGTTTTGATTCGAGAAGTTTTGCTCAGGACAAACCGAGCCAGGGAGGAAGACGTCAGATGACACCCCCGCATAACTACCTCGCCGTCATCAAGGTGATCGGTGTCGGCGGCGGCGGCGTCAACGCCGTCAACCGCATGATCGAACAGGGCCTTCGCGGCGTCGAGTTCATCGCGATCAACACCGACGCGCAGGCGCTGCTGCTCAGTGAGGCAGACGTCAAGCTCGATGTCGGTCGCGACTCGACCCGTGGCCTGGGTGCCGGCGCCGACCCCGAGG
Proteins encoded in this region:
- the mraY gene encoding phospho-N-acetylmuramoyl-pentapeptide-transferase; the protein is MIQILFAVGIALAVSIVLTPVLIRLFTRRGFGHEIREDGPASHQKKRGTPSMGGVAIIAGIWCGYLGTHLVGLLVDGEGPSASGLLVLGLATSLGAVGFIDDLIKLRRARNLGLNKTAKTVGQLVSAVLFGVLVLQFRNGYGLTPASAGLSYVREIATVTLGPLLFVLFIVILVSAWSNAVNFTDGLDGLAAGAMAMVSAAYVLITFWQYRNACATSPGPGCYNVRDPLDLALVAAATAGACIGFLWWNAAPAKIFMGDTGSLALGGIIAGLSVTSRTETLAIVLGALFVAEVTSVVVQILAFRTTGRRVFRMAPFHHHFELAGWAETTVIIRFWLLTAIACGLGVALFYSEWLSAGGR
- a CDS encoding DUF5642 family protein — encoded protein: MSVEKYLVGPVVVLAGAALIAGCGGSDGKSGSGGQAAAKYDISKVGGAKSSLPPGYDPMDLEADTVTQEKLDAPGVGALTTTPPSIVTPAECASLLKPLAPAGVGAKTAGFIGSNQEGHTVIVMAAEAAGTVGELGHAGCDQFTVDSTDGVTATVDRVPGPDIAGAKTMGVQAHIAANGKAIEETTYTAVLGDKTVAVVQADVDPQVAKELLVKAVAAIKS
- the ftsW gene encoding putative lipid II flippase FtsW, with protein sequence MPDILAKLRRGKAGPETPQAPDEKNPSASDAGGKDAGKDAGKDAAAESTAKAAQPKRQGPRARFGAWLSRPMTSFHLVIACAALLITLGLTMVLSASGVHSYDEDGSPWTIFAKQVLWTVIGLIAFYVALRLPIAFMRRMALPAFIVSLVLIALVLIPGIGHLSNGARGWFVVAGFSMQPSELTKIAFAIWGSHLLATRRMQHAGWKELLFPLVPAAVLALGLIVAEPDLGQTVSVSIVLLGLLWYAGLSLRIFLSSLVLCIGAAAIMAVSAGYRSDRVRAWLDPDSDLQGIGYQSRQAKYALANGGMFGDGLGQGTAKFNYLPNAHNDFIFAIIGEELGFIGAAGLLALFGLFAYTGMRIARRSVDPFLRLLTATTTLWVVGQVFINVGYVLGLLPVTGIQLPLISAGGTATATTLLLIGLIANAARHEPEAVAALRAGRDDRMNRILRLPPPVPYSPTTLDSARDRLRGRGDKPVRKPAARQAKPTKPAKPAKAARPTRQATRQEPPGRQRRTDAPRRTRRTEEPDRRSDRARRNPVPADGAGRRARQNGDLKGQQRRDPRRSDPRVRTLEGQRYG
- the murG gene encoding undecaprenyldiphospho-muramoylpentapeptide beta-N-acetylglucosaminyltransferase, whose amino-acid sequence is MSVSSGRSDGGGPRISVVLAGGGTAGHIEPAMAVADALVALRPDVRITALGTARGLETRLVPERGYDLELITPVPLPRKPSADLARLPLRVRAAVRETRDVLDAVQADVVVGFGGYVSLPAYLAARGGGLRRRRTVPVVVHEANASAGWANKVGARSARRVLAAVPDSGLKGGEVVGIPVRESITSLDRAALRAQAREFFGFADDARVLLVFGGSQGAQSLNRAVSGAAKSLAAQGVSVLHAYGRKNTLELPEPAPGAPPYVGVPYLDRMDLAYAAADLAICRSGAMTVAEVSAVGLPAVYVPLPIGNGEQRLNALPVVDAGGGLLVDDAELTPDFVTERIGNLMRDTAALDQMTTAAALAGHRDAARRVAQIALEVAGVAAGSDAR
- the murC gene encoding UDP-N-acetylmuramate--L-alanine ligase; the encoded protein is MVGIGGAGMSGIARILLDRGGQVSGSDAKESRGVAALRARGAEIRIGHDASSLDMLPGGPTVVVSTHAAIPRDNPELVEAHRRGIPVIMRPVVLAKLMDGYRSVLVTGTHGKTTTTSMVIVALQHNGFDPSFAVGGDLGEAGTNAHHGSGDCFVAEADESDGSLLEYTPDVAVVTNIEADHLDHFGSVEAYTAVFDDFVARLRPGGALVVCADDPGAEALAQRSVERGVRVLRYGMGSAQRTDLEATLLTWQQQGTGGVAAIQLAGEPHRRGMRLSVPGKHMALNALAALLAAREVGADPEAVLDGLTGFEGVRRRFEAVGTAYGVRVFDDYAHHPTEVRATLEALRAVAGTSRSIVVFQPHLYSRTQTFAKEFGQALDRADEVFVLDVYAAREAPLAGVSGASIVEHVSAPVHYVPDFSAVAEQVAAKAGPGDVIVTMGAGDVTLLGREILTALEIKANRAAPGRPTP
- a CDS encoding cell division protein FtsQ/DivIB, with protein sequence MTVEDGSGEPAAEPIAAQDDTVPGEVAAEVAPDAAAEAPADEAAPDAASADPASPDYEGPRRRARREREERRIALERARALEQARQEARRRAAGLSEQPKAPTRGVIRGLKMLLWSAVTAVVAVTLGLVLYFTPIMAVRHTVVTGLASLTEDEVKAAAAVKPDTPLLQVNTDAVAERVATIRRVASARVQREYPSTLRITVAERVPVAAKEYPDGPHLFDRDGVDFATEPPPQGLPYLDADNPGPKDPATLAALEVLLSLRPEVFSQVARVGAPSVAAVTLTLNDGREVIWGTTDRTEEKALKLGALLTQPGHTYDVSSPDLPTVK